The Burkholderia pyrrocinia genome has a segment encoding these proteins:
- a CDS encoding phosphoribosyl-ATP diphosphatase has translation MTQSTEDTLLRLAAVIDSRKGGDPDQSYVSRLFHKGDDAVLKKIGEEATEVVLAAKDVRQGGAPTALVGEVADLWFHCLVMLSHFDLSPADVIAELERREGLSGIEEKALRKRREREENGG, from the coding sequence ATGACGCAATCGACCGAAGACACGCTGCTGCGCCTCGCGGCCGTGATCGATAGCCGCAAGGGCGGCGATCCCGATCAATCGTACGTATCGCGCCTGTTCCACAAGGGCGACGACGCGGTGCTGAAGAAAATCGGCGAAGAGGCGACGGAAGTCGTGCTGGCCGCGAAGGACGTGCGCCAGGGCGGCGCGCCGACCGCGCTCGTCGGCGAGGTGGCCGACCTGTGGTTCCACTGCCTCGTGATGCTGTCGCACTTCGACCTGAGCCCGGCCGACGTGATCGCCGAGCTCGAGCGTCGCGAAGGACTGTCGGGCATCGAGGAGAAGGCGCTGCGCAAGCGCCGCGAGCGCGAGGAAAACGGCGGGTGA
- a CDS encoding DUF4870 family protein — protein sequence MTDTPSQFPPPSVPGAADAERLNGLRTLTHVLYGLYAFHWLTGGVTGIIAIIINYVKRGDVAGTPYADHFEWQIRTFWRALIAYVIGFALAFVVIGFAVMFVTWIWTLYRIIKGWLYLNDNKTLDPQAWF from the coding sequence ATGACCGATACGCCAAGCCAGTTTCCGCCGCCGTCGGTGCCGGGGGCAGCGGACGCCGAACGCCTGAACGGGCTGCGCACGCTGACTCACGTGCTCTATGGCCTCTACGCGTTTCATTGGCTGACGGGCGGTGTCACGGGCATCATCGCGATCATCATCAACTACGTGAAGCGCGGCGATGTGGCCGGCACGCCGTACGCCGATCACTTCGAGTGGCAGATCCGCACGTTCTGGCGCGCGCTGATCGCGTATGTGATCGGGTTCGCGCTGGCGTTCGTGGTGATCGGATTTGCAGTGATGTTTGTCACATGGATCTGGACGCTGTACCGTATCATCAAGGGTTGGCTGTACCTGAACGACAAC